GGCCCCGCTTCACACGCCCACCCTTGCGAATGTTTTGTACCCAGCTGCCTGGTTAAGGCTCTTTGGAAtcaccagcactgcagcagtgatGGTTCAACtcagcaccagctcccacctGAGCCCCACCACCCCAGAAAGCCCCAGAGCACCACCGGGAGGGCGGCAGCATCCCTGGCTCTGGGATCACTTTCCCTTTCCCACTCTCAGCATTTAGTTAATGGCCTCCTCCCAGCTCCGGCCCTGGAGCTGCTTTCAGGATCCGAGTGTCCACTTTGCCAAATGGAAGCAGATTTGCTCACAGGCTGTCAGGAGGGCTAAAAATTCCTGCTGGTCCCTGGGGCACACACAATGGGCTGTAATGGGGTTTGAGCATCCCGAGCTttccaggagaagcagcagaggtAGTGCTTTCTTGGCACTTGAGTCCTGCACTTCCTCGATGGAAATGGGCAGGATTTGGAGGGCTTGAGCCGCTCGGCAGGGAGAGGAGCTCCTGCAAAATGCGCGGTGGGGAGCACCCCGTGCCCACCTCGGGGGTCTCTGTGAGCTCCGGAGCGGATCCGTGagaggttttgtggggttttggctgCCAGAGAGGCGACACTCAGCAAGGAAAGTGGCAGAAAGTAGGTCAGTGAGCACAGCAGAACCAGCCAGGCTGCGCTCGGCAGGGACCGGCCGCTCGCCACAGTCAGGATCACGAGCAGGGAGACGCCGATCTGGGGGGGAAAGAGCTGTCTGGGAGCGGGGAGGTCTCCACCTCGCTGGGTGATTCTCCCAGCCTCTCCTGGCCTCTTTGAACGGTGTAAAAGCCCAAGCAGCTCGGCTGGGGGAGGATGCACACCCCTGATGGCCCTCGGAGCGCGGCTGGGCTGGTGCCGCATGCTGACAGCCCggcaatttaaaataattacgGTGTCTGCCTCGCAGCCTCCGCTAACATCGCCCTGAGAGCCCGTGCAGAGCAGCCTCTGCTGCAAACTCCTTGTACCACTTTGTGCTTAGATATTTATGAGCCCACAAGCCAACAGGACTCCGATAAGGGAAGGGTTCAGCATCTGCCAGAGCCAGCTGGAGCCTCTCCTGGGCTTGGAAACGGGGCTGAGGAGCACAGAGTGGCCCAGTTTGGGGATTGCCTCCACTCAGCTCTACAGCTCAGGGTGTGACACTTCCCTCAGGGTGCATCACTCATAAATACTTCTGTTACCTTTTGTGCACTCCGATGGCTTTCCACACGTAAATGTTCATAAGTGGCTGCTCTTGAACACCTCTTCTGCCCCCAACAAGACCCATCCATGGGTTCAGCCACCCATTTGAGCATTTTCACTGTCCTAACATAGAATTAAGATTTGCAATTTGCTGGGTCCGGCTTAGCAAACTGTGTTACagacagggaaactgaggcacggaatGGGACATGACATCCCCTGGCTCACACAGTGATGCTTGAACCCAAGACTTGACTCTGAGCCCCACACCAGGGGCTCCTCCATGACCAGTacgaggggtttggggtggttgaGAAGGAGGTTTGGCACTAACCCCTGAGTTACCACGTGGTGCCACGTCCCAGAGCCGAGCAGGACCAACCCATCCATGGGAGAAGGAGAATCTCTTTGCTCTCCTTGCATTTCACCTCCATCCTCTGAGCACAGAGCGGGTTCTCCCTGTGAGAAGggaagcccagagcagcagccacgCTGCCTGTGAAAGCCACCAAGCAAAGGggcaaaccccaaaccacaagAACCAAGGGCCCCGAACACCTTCCCTGCTCTTTGCTGCCCCAAGGTGCTCGTGGGAGAGGAGATGAAAGAGCAAGAGAAAATATTGTTGCAGTTGTTCCCTGGGGATGGACAAACCAACCCTTCCTCTGCAAGGACAGCCGAAGCCATCCCAGGGATCCCATCCCCGTTTCCTTCTGGAGATCCTACCAGGAGACATCTCCAGGGATACAATCCCACGGATGATGTGCTAccagcaccatccctgcctGTTTGCTTCTCCCTCTTCCAAGAGGGATCACTTACTTTGAAAACCATCCACTGGGTGCCCACAAGTTTTCCAAGAGCAGGTTGATCCCGCAGCAGCACCCACTCCCTGTTACCTGCGTGGATGTGGCCGATATCCAAGCTGGAGGAGTGGGGAACTATGGGGAACATGGGCTTGACCCGGGTTCCAGCCTCTTCCCCTCCACTGGCGTTGCTGCTGGAGCCTTTTGGGAGCAACTCCCATGGGAATGCCGTACACACCACGCAGCGTGTCCGATGTCCATCACTGAGACCCATCAGCTCCTCCTCCCAGGGGTTTTTGGGACTCTGCCCCTGATGGTGGAGCACAAACTGGTTTCCCCTGGTTCAggctgtttctttctcttctcacaGAGGGTTTAGTTGTAGAGAAAAACATACCAAAAACATAATTActtgtctttttcctctcccaccCTCCACAGAACTGATATCAAAATAACTCCTCAAtaatatacatatttattttctcttaattAGTGCCGATATTTACAAAAATTGTGATACTCTGTGAAGAATAAATTATATACACTGatgataaaccagacagcaaatGCTCATTTGGAGATGTATGTACACAGCTCTGTATATCTATATACAACGGGCAGCCTTATTGACTCGGGGGccccctgccccttcccacgCACCCCCCGGCCGTCAATAAAGCAGGAATTTCTATAAACACTGTGCAATTCGGATCCAGCTGGTGTCTAAAGTTGTGTCTAGCAAACGCATGGTTAAATGACTTGAAATTCCCACGAGTCCTCCTTTAACAGTTTATAGGCCTCTCTCCATTCCTGGTCCCATTTCTCCCGTAACCATGGAAACAAAAGGTTCAGCTCCAGCATCCTTAGGATGAGTCCTTCTTGGATTTCCTCTTCCTATTGATTTGCTCAAATTAGGCACCACATGCAGGGTTGATCCAatacccattttttccccttgcccTTCGGGGATGACATTGGAGGACAAGAGCACGGTCTCAAACAATGAGGGAGCAAGTGCAAATGGATAATTACACCTTAtaggcagcagaaaaaaaaaaaaatcatcatcaaaaaaccaaaccccagaaGACCAACCCTAAGCTCAGGacagccaggcagggctggggaggagatGTGGTGGGTCCATGTGCGTGGACCTGGTGTGGTTACACAATGTCCAGCAGCTCCtacaagccaaaccaccccctCTCTGGAGGAGAAACATGAATAAGGGATTTATCTCTCATCATACACAACTGGGCTGGGGGATCCTGTCCCCGGGGTGTAAATCAGTGCTGTgctccaaaggctgcttcaCCCCTGGGCTGGGCCCTCTTCCCCTGACGGGATGCAGCAGGGTCGGAGCTGCCAGGTCTGAGCAGGGGGGTGAACTTTGGGCAGCCAAATGCAGAAACATCGTGGGGACATcgaggctgggggtgctggcagggctggggaagggtggAGCAGTGGCTGGTGCTTGGGGGGAACCCTTGTCCCCCCATGGGgcccctggcaggggctggTCCCCAACAGGAGGGACCAAGGGATGTGTCACACAGAGGTCAAATACTGCAAGGGGTGTGAGGACAGAGCCACAGCCTTAATGTGAGTGCAAACCAAAATGGTTTGGGGTTGACTCAACTCTGTCTTTCCTCAGGCCTCTTCACCCTGGCAGCACAGTGACCAACTCCCATGGGTGACCACCATGGATAACTCCCACAGATAACTACCCCCAGGGATGCAGACCTTGGGATGAGGTCTCACGGTAAAGATCTTGAGATAAggtttcaaggccaggttggacagggcttggagcaagctgggatagtggaaggtgtccctgcccacggcaggggtggaacaaggtgagctttaaggtcccttcaacccaaaccattccaggattctgtgataaACCTACCCTGGCTCCAGAACAGGACCTGCCACACTGGGACCCAAAAGTCACCATCATTTAAGAGACCTAAAATCCAACCATTACAAACggtaaccccaaaccccactcggtgcagcacagcacctgCATCTCCACCAAATCCCTTCAACTTCTGCTTGGCCTTCCCTGCACAGTCACAGAAATGGCCGTGACTGGCCCAAGCCGGGACCTGGGGCTGGGAACAGAgacactgcagagctgccattCGCAGGGGGTGCGAGGAGCTGAATGCCAGCAGTCCctcaggatgctcctgctcccaaGGCGAGATCCAGATCTCCTCTGCTTGGACCCATCCCCGAGCGTATTGCAAGCTCTGGAAAAGCTACAAGACTTTGGCAGCAGTTTCGAGGGCTGACCCAGGAATTATCTGATAACAAAGCGAGGTCCTTCCTGAaatgcctcctcctcctctgtctttttctctccttctgtGTATTTATGCACAAATATGCCCATATTTATACACCCACGTGCCACACTCTCATAACGCCAATCCAGAGATCCTTTTCTTCTTATAGCTCAGTATTCAAATCTGTGGGACTCTGACACAGTCGCTGCAGAGATTAATTTTCCCAATAAAACACAGTGCTCCAGAGagataattttttcctaatcaCTTGGAAGCATCCAGCTGGTACATGAGCCTCACCCCATTGCCCTCAGCAGATATTCTGGAAGATTTGAAAGGGCTGATGGGCGGCCTGCAGGCTTGGGCACGAGGTTGGGTGTTAGAAGACAACCCGCCCTGTAATCACAGCTTTCCATCTCTCCAAAACTGTGGCACAGTGGCTAAAACTAAAATAGAGGCGCTGCCTCCTCCGGGTGCCGAGCCAGGAGCACCTCCACAGACCAGAGAGCTCCAGTCCTCCATTCCAGCCTTGGAGAAAGGGAAATGGCTCCTCATGAGGAGGAAAGGAACCAGACTACCTCTGTTTAGAGGTCTGATGAAATCCAGCACAGTTCTGGgaccctccccttccccagtcCCTAATTTAGCATCCCCAGTCTGAGCCACTTTGCAGCTCATTTTTGCACCTTTCAGAGGCAGGAGGAGATTGGGATGCTCAGCATCTCCACAGAAACAGGCCCAGAGTCTCTCAAACCAAATTCCTcaagaaaaaattaagaaaaaaaaagaaaaaatatcacaGTCTCCTCCTGAAAAACTGGTTCAAGATCACATCAGTGAGTCAGAAGCAAAGCTAGAAATAGCACTAGAGCTCCGACCTGCAGGCACAAATCCCATTAAAAGCTATAGGGGAACCATTTCTCTGTGCGAGGCAGAAATCTGGGCCCTTCTGCTCCGTGGGGGCTCACAGATCCCTCCCAGGCACGGCCCTCGCTGACCCTTCCCACCCTGAGCCAAACACCTGAGCAGTGATCCTGGGCATTTTCCTTGTGCCCCAAACAAGGGCAGCCCAGAGCCACTCTCCCACCGGAGCTCGTTTTCCCCAGGAGCATCCGCCAGGGTCAGTGCAGGAGGTGCCCGATCTGTCCTAAGGACGGGACTGCCATGGGGACAGGCATCGCCTCACGTCGGTGACATCAGGAGTGTGGCCTCTCGCTCTTCAGCCCCTGCTGAGCGACTGTGGAGCTTCCCAAGGcagccaggacccccccagctTGGAGAGTGGGTTTGGAAGTTTGGATCCTGCTCACGGATCCgctctcccctcctgcctggccaCAGGAACACCATGCCCagaaccccacaaaaccccacCTTCCTCCTCACCAAACCACGACAACACCCACCCAATGCTTTGGCCAACgttcccccaaaacaccccaagccCACGGGCGTTAAACAACCGGGCACTTCGCAAAGTGTCACCGAGCGCCAGCACCCTCCACAACACCTGCAGCAAAACCACCAGCAAAACACCTCAACCCTGAGCGGGAATGGGATCCCCTGGTGCAAAGGGCGCCCAGAGGTGGGCGAGCAGCATCCCAGCACATCAGGCAGCTCCCCCATGTGAGCTCATGTCCCCACGGACCCACTACGAGCCGGATCCATGGAAGTTGGATGACAGCCCTGGGAATCGTGCCCGAGCCAGCGACTCTCGCCAGCCCTGTCCCGTCCAACGGGATGAGCTTCAGAACTCAAGATTTATTGCTTTTGGTTGTGCTGGcttctttgtgtgtgtgcgtgAAGGGGCTTCAGTGTCTCCCATTCCCAAGCTGCCACAGCAAAGTGGGAGTGCAGGGCTCCCAATTAACGAGATCCAATTAAAGACAGGTGGGGGACCTGAGCACCCCTGAACCCCAGCACATGGGTGCTGCTGGTCCTCTGCCCCACGCAGAAGCAGGGACTGCCATGCACAAACCATGGACACTTGGAAATAATGATAGCCAGGCCTGAATCAGTTAATCAATGAATCAATCAAATAAAAGTGAGGAGTGATTCCACCTGGCCCAGAGGAGCCCCATCAGCACAAGATGGATCCTGCCCTGGAGCAGCATTTGGAGCCATTGCTGTAGATACTTTAGCACCGATTGGATTATTGTCAGGAGCGGGGGTTTCCTCTCTGAGGAAGGAAGGGTCTGGCTGACCCCTCGCCAAGCTCTTTGTGCTCACCCTTTCTGCAATGTTTCAGGGCTGATCGTGCCCTGGTTCAGCCCAAATTCACCCCGACTGAACCCCATTCCACAGCCCAGGGAGGCTTTGCTCCACCATGACCTTGGCAGGGATTTTCATCCGTCTCCCTTGACCTGGAAGAGGAACAGGGCACCCCTCCCTGGGGATTGTCAGCAATggggaaaacagaaggaaacccacagagggatggggaaagcaGGTGAGATTCCCCATGGATCAACAGCTCTCGCCCATCCCCAGATAACACCGgggatgaagaagagggagaaccTCGGGCTCTCTGCACCTCGACCCACCGCTCTATACACCCTGGAAGAAGGCAAAGCAAAGGCTCAGAGGTGCCAGCTCAGATCCAGCCCACCTCAGCACGTGCCCGCTCCATCAGAAAGGAATAAACCCCCAGCCCTGAGGCTCTATGTGGTTGAAAAGGAGCTTTCAAGCCCAAAATGCACCTTGCCCTGGGGATGCCACGGGCTCCAGGGGCAGGtcaccctgctccagcccatGTCCCACCATCCCAGCAGCCCTGAGCCAGGGAGTCCTCGATGCCCCGAGCGCTCTGTTTGCTGAGGATTCGGCCCTGTAGTCGCTCTCTAAATatctatacacacacacacacgggaATTCTATGGGAAAGGCTGAAAActgctgaacaaacaagtcagGAAAGCTGGAACCTGCTATTCCACCTGCTCCTCGTGCCCTCTCCGATCCGCTGCGGTTTCTGCTCCTGACACCAGGATTAATGACTAATTACTCGCCCCATAATGAGCGCAGGTGTTTAACTTCCAGCTCACCTTCCCTGGCTTGCATTTGTTGGCTCTTGTGTCTGGATGCTCGGACACTCAGGCTTTGCCTTGTTATCTCTCAGGCTTTGCCCTGTTATCTATCCAACTGTTGTCAGCACACGCCTTCCCCATCCGGTTTTTAACTGTACTGGAGGTTTTTTAAACTCCCATGAATCTCCTTCGAGCCACCGGAGAATCTATAAACACTATAAACATGAATACTGTATAGTCTACtaagaaaatatatatttgtgtgtgtattaAATATTCAGATTCATGCAACAAATATCCATGCAGCTGTACTGTATTACTGGTTAAATTTCACTGCAGTATAAATATATTATAGGCCACAGCATAGTTGCTCCAGttttatatatagatataaaaaAAGATGCTTTTTCCAACTCATTTTCAATGTGTCAGTGGAGGTGTCTTTGGTGATCCTGGAAATATTGATGATGGAAGTGtcatctaaataaataaataaattccaaGCTCTTGATTTATTTACTCGTCCCTCCCGATGCCTCGCATAGAAAATTTAAGACTTAATAAATAATGTGCCGTCACACTAATTATCCCTCCCCTGGGCCTCACACTGGCACACTGCAGTGGCTGAAACTATTGCAGCATGCAGCATTTCAGTTATGAAACACGAGCCGGGCGACGCGTTCGCGCTTGGCTTTCCCGGGGCAGGAACTCGAGCCCTCCAGCAATCCGGCCCCACGCCTGCAGCGGCCCTTCAGGAAGCTCTGCCTGACCTTTCCCAGCTGTTCCCCGTGCCTAGAAGCTGGCTGTCACCCAGGACAGGGACCGGGATTCGTGGCACCCTGGGATGGCCCGGACCTGCCCCTCGCATCCCCATCCCGCTGCTCGAAGTGCCCGTCCCCTCCGTATCTTTGGAAACCCACGAGCCTGGGATGGGAGAAGGGcaacaaaatggtttgggtttgttgggttttttttgcacgGACGCTTATTCGGTGTGGAAATCAAAGATTAAAAGTCACTTACACAGCTATTGCTTCCCATGCAGAACCAAATATACACCGTAGAAAATACTGTATTAACTACAATGCAGAGCAGCACTCAATATCTGCAATTGTTCCACTTCAGCTTTAAATACGGGACTAGATTTTAGCGACTAGACATCGGTTAGCATTTTGGTGATATTCACATAGTTTGTGTTAGCTAGGGTGCAATTGGCTGTCTTCAAGTTCTCCTCCCTAAAATCCTCATTGCTATTGTTTACACCTTCCTGAATCTCCATATAATCAGACTTACTAATAGTAGAGgcacttctgcttttctttaggTCAGGGGAAGAGGGGATCTTTGGGCAGCTGGTTACTTGCAAATATTGagcctgctcctctccctcGGTCTCCCGGTGGTAGAAGTAATTGAAGTTAGACACTATGACGGGCACGGGTAAGGCAATCGTTAATACGCCAGCGATGGCACACAAGGAGCCCACTATTTTCCCCCCGATGGTCGTGGGGACCATGTCTCCGTAGCCAACAGTCGTCATGGAAACCACAGCCCACCAGAAGGCATCGGGGATGCTCGGGAACTGGGACTCGCTCTCGTCGGCCTCGGCAAAGTAGACGGCGCTGGAGAAGAGGATGACGCCgatgaagaggaaaaatatcAAGAGGCCCAGCTCCCGCATGCTGGCCTTGAGAGTCTGTCCCAGGATCTGCAGCCCCTTGGAGTGCCGGGAGAGCTTGAAGATCCTGAAGACCCGCACCAAGCGGATGACTCGAAGGATGGCCAAGGACATGGCTTGCTGGCCCTGCTGACCATCCTCTGGCTTCTCGGCCAGCTCCGTCCCTAAGGTGATGAAATAGGGAATGATGGCTACGATGTCTATAATGTTCATGATGTTGGTAAAAAaaccagccttgctggggcaGGCGAAAAACCTCACCAAGAACTCGAAGGAGAACCAGATGATGCAAAGTGTCTCCACGATGAAGAAGGGGTCTGTGAAAGAAGTGGACTGCTGGTACCCCATGCTGCTGTTGGAGTAGGGCGGATGGCTCAGCCCGCTGCCGTGCATGTCTTCGTTCTCATCCCGAAAAATGGGCAACGTTTCCAGGCAAAAGCTGACGATGGAGATTAAAATCACCATGACGGAGACAATAGCTATAATCCTGGCAGGGCCTGAGCTCTCGGGGTACTCAAAGAGCAACCACACTTGTCTCTGAAACTCATTCTCGGGCAgcggcctctcctcttccttgaTGTAGCCTTCATCCTCCCGAAACATCTCCATGGCTTCTTCCCCCAGTTCGTAGAAGCGGATCTCTTCGGAGAAGATGTCTAAGGGCACGTTGACCGGCCGCCGCAACCTCCCCCCGGACTGGTAGTAGTACAAAATCGCATCGAAGCTGGGTCTGTTCCGGTCAAAGAA
Above is a window of Aphelocoma coerulescens isolate FSJ_1873_10779 chromosome 26, UR_Acoe_1.0, whole genome shotgun sequence DNA encoding:
- the KCNA2 gene encoding potassium voltage-gated channel subfamily A member 2 — encoded protein: MTVATGDPADEAAALPGHPQDTYNPETDHECCERVVINISGLRFETQLKTLAQFPETLLGDPKKRMRYFDPLRNEYFFDRNRPSFDAILYYYQSGGRLRRPVNVPLDIFSEEIRFYELGEEAMEMFREDEGYIKEEERPLPENEFQRQVWLLFEYPESSGPARIIAIVSVMVILISIVSFCLETLPIFRDENEDMHGSGLSHPPYSNSSMGYQQSTSFTDPFFIVETLCIIWFSFEFLVRFFACPSKAGFFTNIMNIIDIVAIIPYFITLGTELAEKPEDGQQGQQAMSLAILRVIRLVRVFRIFKLSRHSKGLQILGQTLKASMRELGLLIFFLFIGVILFSSAVYFAEADESESQFPSIPDAFWWAVVSMTTVGYGDMVPTTIGGKIVGSLCAIAGVLTIALPVPVIVSNFNYFYHRETEGEEQAQYLQVTSCPKIPSSPDLKKSRSASTISKSDYMEIQEGVNNSNEDFREENLKTANCTLANTNYVNITKMLTDV